In Opitutaceae bacterium TAV5, one genomic interval encodes:
- a CDS encoding transcriptional regulator, which produces MSNQLAAAREEFVAQWGTMGSVWGINRTMAQVHALLMISDRPLHTDEIMKELSISRGSANTSLRELVNWGVARSVIMKGERKEHFESERDVWRMFCAIARERKRREIEPVIKALESCREQTDSLKSADAVAFNKTVSELLDFVSIISSALDRIGRSEQSTILPMLLKFLK; this is translated from the coding sequence ATGAGTAATCAACTGGCCGCCGCACGGGAGGAATTTGTCGCACAATGGGGTACGATGGGCAGTGTGTGGGGAATCAACCGGACGATGGCACAGGTCCACGCGCTCCTGATGATCTCCGACCGTCCGCTTCACACTGACGAAATCATGAAGGAGCTCTCCATCAGTCGGGGAAGCGCCAACACCAGCCTTCGCGAACTCGTCAACTGGGGCGTCGCCCGCTCCGTCATCATGAAAGGAGAACGCAAGGAGCACTTCGAATCCGAACGCGACGTCTGGAGAATGTTTTGCGCCATTGCGCGCGAGCGTAAGCGGCGGGAGATCGAACCCGTCATCAAGGCTCTGGAATCCTGCCGCGAACAGACCGACTCGCTCAAAAGTGCAGATGCAGTCGCATTCAACAAGACCGTGAGCGAACTCCTCGACTTTGTCTCCATCATCAGCAGCGCTCTCGACCGCATCGGACGAAGCGAACAAAGCACGATCCTCCCCATGCTCCTGAAATTCCTCAAATAA
- a CDS encoding epimerase, whose translation MKQVHMITGAFGLTGRHIAARLLAMDIPVRTLTNTRAAEDPFEGRVAAYPLCFDRPDTLARHLEGVEVLYNTYWVRFDHARFTHEGAVQNTRILFEAARRAGVKRIVHVSITNPDISSPLPYFRGKAQLEEALVESGIPHAILRPTVLFGGTAILLNNIAWMLRRFPVFGIFGDGNYKLQPIHVDDLAVLAVGQAMGREGSGNTCINATGPETFTFRELVRTIGKAIGRDRPLISLHPEIGLTVGRLCSLFLNDVLITREEISGLMAGLLATDTPATGTTRLTDWLATHGATLGQKYACELARRR comes from the coding sequence ATGAAACAAGTCCACATGATTACCGGGGCATTCGGCCTCACCGGTCGGCATATTGCGGCCCGGCTGCTCGCTATGGATATTCCGGTCCGCACACTGACCAATACCCGTGCGGCTGAAGATCCTTTCGAAGGACGCGTGGCAGCGTATCCACTCTGTTTTGACCGGCCGGATACGCTCGCGCGCCATCTCGAAGGCGTCGAGGTGCTCTACAATACCTATTGGGTGCGTTTCGATCATGCTCGTTTCACGCATGAAGGGGCTGTGCAGAATACCCGCATTCTTTTCGAGGCAGCCCGGCGAGCCGGCGTAAAACGAATCGTGCATGTGAGCATCACCAATCCGGACATTTCTTCCCCCCTCCCCTATTTCCGTGGCAAGGCGCAACTGGAGGAAGCGCTGGTCGAAAGCGGGATTCCGCACGCCATTCTGCGTCCCACCGTGTTGTTCGGCGGCACGGCCATTCTGCTCAACAACATCGCATGGATGCTGAGGCGGTTTCCCGTGTTCGGCATTTTTGGAGACGGCAACTATAAACTCCAGCCGATCCACGTGGATGATCTCGCGGTTCTGGCCGTCGGGCAGGCCATGGGTCGCGAGGGCAGCGGGAATACCTGTATCAATGCCACCGGACCGGAGACATTCACATTTCGCGAACTGGTTCGCACCATAGGCAAGGCGATCGGGCGAGACCGTCCGCTGATATCGCTTCACCCGGAAATCGGTCTGACGGTTGGCAGGCTCTGCAGCCTGTTTCTCAACGACGTGCTGATTACACGCGAGGAGATCAGCGGACTCATGGCAGGACTGCTGGCCACCGATACACCTGCCACGGGCACAACCCGCCTGACCGACTGGCTGGCGACTCACGGGGCCACGCTCGGACAAAAATATGCCTGTGAACTGGCCCGGCGGCGCTGA